The following coding sequences lie in one Caloenas nicobarica isolate bCalNic1 chromosome 17, bCalNic1.hap1, whole genome shotgun sequence genomic window:
- the LOC135995539 gene encoding olfactory receptor 14A16-like, whose protein sequence is MTESSLEEKSLQPLPCVHAHRQQVSNSSSITQFLLLAFTDTRELQLLHFWLFLGIYLAALLGNGLIITTIACDQHLHTPMYFFLFNLFFLDLGCISTTVPKSKANSLWDTRDISYTGCVSQVFFLLFAISAECALVTVMSYDRYVAVCKPLHYGTLLGSRACVHMAAAAWASGFVYAGMHKTNTFSLPLCKGNALDQFFCEIPQILKLSCSHSYLREFGLLAFSGFLVLGSFIFILLSYVQIFRAVLRIPSEQGRHKAFSTCLPHLAVISLFISTGAFAYLKHHSISSPSLDLVVSVLYSVVPPTLNPLIYSLRNQELKDALRKLMTGCFQQP, encoded by the exons atgactgagagctcactggaggagaaatctttgcagcccttgccatg TGTCCATGCCCATCGGCAGCAagtgtccaacagcagctccatcacccagttcctcctcctggcgttcacagacacacgggagctgcagctcttgcacttctggctcttcctgggcatctacctggctgccctcctgggcaacggcctcatcatcaccaccatagcctgtgaccagcacctgcacacccccatgtacttctttcttttcaaccTCTTCTTCCTCGActtgggctgcatctccaccactgtccccaaatccaaggccaattccctctgggacaccagggacatctCTTACACAGGATGTGTTTCTCaggtctttttccttttatttgcaaTATCAGCAGAGTGTGCCCTTGtcactgtcatgtcctatgaccgtTACGTTGCcgtctgcaaacccctgcactacgggaccctcctgggcagcagagcttgtgtccacatggcagcagctgcctgggccagtgggtttgTCTATGCTGGGATGCACAAAActaatacattttcactgccactgtgcaagggcaatgccctggaccagttcttctgtgaaatcccccagatcctcaagctctcctgctcacactcctacctcagggaattTGGGCTTCTTGCTTTCagtggttttctggttttgggaagttttattttcatcctgctgtcctatgtgcagatcttcagggctgtgctgagaatcccctctgagcagggacggcacaaagccttttccacgtgcctccctcacctggctgtgatCTCCCTGTTTATCAGCACTGGTGCATTTGCCTACCTAAAACAccactccatctcctccccatccctggatctggtggtgtctgttctgtactcagtggtacCTCCGACattgaaccccctcatctacagcttgaggaaccaggagctcaaggatgctcTTAGGAAGCTGATGACTGGATGTTTTCAGCAGCCATAG